Proteins encoded by one window of Engraulis encrasicolus isolate BLACKSEA-1 chromosome 21, IST_EnEncr_1.0, whole genome shotgun sequence:
- the dok1b gene encoding docking protein 1b isoform X1, translated as MDTHVKEGQLYVQHQKFGKKWKKNWFVLYPASQNGIARLEFYDCGSGGGGGSDKPTNTKKLDKKIIRLSECISILPALTESCPKDNMSAFCVETNDKTYVFAAEKHVTTDWVEKMCEIAFQQGGTGTLSSSDSNGQDLQMAENLIYYSREEVNEFWVSVQRTEASERCGLMGSYWLKADGETLILKDPKSKKNLLVWPYKLLRRYGRDRVMFSFEAGRRCESGPGNFTFETKQGNEIFQIVEGAIREQKAQAEDRHSSCLSLDPDCPALQQIRSAISEGNIREPDGDSGSGGSKPGSADGVFSRREGADGKHLKGRTLPEPPAPVGVGGTPPRSPMHRGSRSGPSSLDDQSNLYSEPADSVRIPPSPSECLYSDPVDSLKSSSPRLRPLGDEGGSRSNSNNNKPEPFYSDIYDRVTLDLTQRAGGMSLDVVSRRPAEGSRAEHIYDEPEGRATGQSSSLPPIPSVYDEARPEGQAWRTRGMDESQGHEIPYNSALDDYSVPAYGKSQTPHATARPKVPRPLPAPKPAKGGPRKEPPPLPQGKTGANLNNNNSSSSNQNRGGGGVVSKQAELYSKVSKHKPTQANTWYPHPALRSPDIIYDNLGDI; from the exons AAATGGAAGAAGAACTGGTTCGTGCTGTATCCGGCCAGCCAGAATGGCATCGCGCGGCTGGAGTTCTACGACTGTGgcagcggcggtggcggcggcagcgACAAGCCCACCAACACCAAGAAGCTGGACAAGAAGATCATCCGGCTGTCGGAGTGCATCAGCATCCTGCCCGCACTCACGGAGAGCTGCCCCAAGGACAACATGTCCGCCTTCTGTGTAGAGACCAACGACAAGACGTACGTCTTCGCCGCCGAGAAGCACGTCACCACCGACTGGGTGGAGAAGATGTGCGAGATCGCCTTCCAG caGGGTGGAACTGGAACGCTATCCAGCTCGGACTCCAATGGACAAGATCTCCAGATGGCCGAGAACCTTATCTACTACTCAAGAGAAGAAG TGAATGAATTTTGGGTGAGTGTGCAGAGGACCGAAGCCTCTGAGCGCTGTGGCCTGATGGGATCCTACTGGCTGAAGGCGGACGGTGAGACCCTGATCCTGAAAGACCCCAAGAGCAAGAAGAACCTGCTGGTGTGGCCCTACAAGCTGCTGAGACGCTATGGCAGAGACAGG GTGATGTTTTCCTTCGAGGCTGGTCGGCGTTGTGAATCTGGGCCGGGAAACTTCACCTTTGAGACCAAGCAAGGCAACGAGATCTTCCAGATTGTGGAAGGTGCCATCCGTGAGCAGAAAGCTCAGGCGGAGGACCGCCACTCCAGCTGCCTATCGCTTGACCCCGACTGCCCCGCCCTGCAGCAGATCCGCAGTGCCATCAGCGAGGGCAACATCCGGGAGCCAGATGGCGACTCCGGATCGGGCGGCAGCAAGCCCGGCTCAGCCGACGGGGTGTTTAGCCGCAGAGAAGGGGCAGATGGCAAGCACCTCAAAGGCCGTACGCTGCCAGAGCCCCCTGCCCCGGTTGGGGTCGGGGGAACCCCTCCCCGCTCCCCCATGCACCGAGGCTCCAGGAGCGGGCCCTCATCTCTGGACGACCAGTCCAACCTCTACTCAGAGCCGGCCGACTCGGTCCGCATCCCGCCCAGCCCCAGCGAGTGCCTGTACTCGGACCCCGTGGACAGCCTCAAGAGCTCCAGCCCGCGGCTGAGGCCTCTGGGCGACGAAGGCGGGAGCCGCagcaatagcaacaacaacaaacccgAGCCCTTCTATTCGGACATTTACGACCGCGTGACCCTTGACCTGACTCAACGGGCGGGCGGCATGTCGCTGGACGTGGTGTCCAGGCGGCCGGCCGAGGGCAGCAGGGCAGAGCACATCTACGACGAGCCCGAGGGGCGTGCCACAGGCCAGTCCTCTTCCTTACCCCCGATCCCCTCAGTTTACGACGAGGCTCGCCCCGAAGGACAGGCCTGGAGGACCCGAGGCATGGACGAGTCGCAGGGCCACGAGATCCCGTACAACTCGGCGCTGGACGACTACTCGGTGCCGGCATATGGCAAGTCTCAAACACCGCACGCGACTGCTCGGCCCAAGGTGCCCCGGCCGCTCCCGGCCCCCAAGCCTGCCAAGGGAGGACCACGCAAAGAGCCTCCCCCTTTGCCACAAGGGAAGACAGGGGCCAACCTGAACAACaataacagcagtagcagcaaccagaaccgaggaggtggaggtgtggtgAGCAAGCAGGCCGAGCTGTACAGCAAGGTCTCTAAGCACAAGCCAACTCAAGCAAACACCTGGTATCCTCATCCTGCCCTCCGCTCCCCAGACATCATCTATGACAACCTGGGAGATATCTGA
- the dok1b gene encoding docking protein 1b isoform X2: MDTHVKEGQLYVQHQKFGKKWKKNWFVLYPASQNGIARLEFYDCGSGGGGGSDKPTNTKKLDKKIIRLSECISILPALTESCPKDNMSAFCVETNDKTYVFAAEKHVTTDWVEKMCEIAFQGGTGTLSSSDSNGQDLQMAENLIYYSREEVNEFWVSVQRTEASERCGLMGSYWLKADGETLILKDPKSKKNLLVWPYKLLRRYGRDRVMFSFEAGRRCESGPGNFTFETKQGNEIFQIVEGAIREQKAQAEDRHSSCLSLDPDCPALQQIRSAISEGNIREPDGDSGSGGSKPGSADGVFSRREGADGKHLKGRTLPEPPAPVGVGGTPPRSPMHRGSRSGPSSLDDQSNLYSEPADSVRIPPSPSECLYSDPVDSLKSSSPRLRPLGDEGGSRSNSNNNKPEPFYSDIYDRVTLDLTQRAGGMSLDVVSRRPAEGSRAEHIYDEPEGRATGQSSSLPPIPSVYDEARPEGQAWRTRGMDESQGHEIPYNSALDDYSVPAYGKSQTPHATARPKVPRPLPAPKPAKGGPRKEPPPLPQGKTGANLNNNNSSSSNQNRGGGGVVSKQAELYSKVSKHKPTQANTWYPHPALRSPDIIYDNLGDI; the protein is encoded by the exons AAATGGAAGAAGAACTGGTTCGTGCTGTATCCGGCCAGCCAGAATGGCATCGCGCGGCTGGAGTTCTACGACTGTGgcagcggcggtggcggcggcagcgACAAGCCCACCAACACCAAGAAGCTGGACAAGAAGATCATCCGGCTGTCGGAGTGCATCAGCATCCTGCCCGCACTCACGGAGAGCTGCCCCAAGGACAACATGTCCGCCTTCTGTGTAGAGACCAACGACAAGACGTACGTCTTCGCCGCCGAGAAGCACGTCACCACCGACTGGGTGGAGAAGATGTGCGAGATCGCCTTCCAG GGTGGAACTGGAACGCTATCCAGCTCGGACTCCAATGGACAAGATCTCCAGATGGCCGAGAACCTTATCTACTACTCAAGAGAAGAAG TGAATGAATTTTGGGTGAGTGTGCAGAGGACCGAAGCCTCTGAGCGCTGTGGCCTGATGGGATCCTACTGGCTGAAGGCGGACGGTGAGACCCTGATCCTGAAAGACCCCAAGAGCAAGAAGAACCTGCTGGTGTGGCCCTACAAGCTGCTGAGACGCTATGGCAGAGACAGG GTGATGTTTTCCTTCGAGGCTGGTCGGCGTTGTGAATCTGGGCCGGGAAACTTCACCTTTGAGACCAAGCAAGGCAACGAGATCTTCCAGATTGTGGAAGGTGCCATCCGTGAGCAGAAAGCTCAGGCGGAGGACCGCCACTCCAGCTGCCTATCGCTTGACCCCGACTGCCCCGCCCTGCAGCAGATCCGCAGTGCCATCAGCGAGGGCAACATCCGGGAGCCAGATGGCGACTCCGGATCGGGCGGCAGCAAGCCCGGCTCAGCCGACGGGGTGTTTAGCCGCAGAGAAGGGGCAGATGGCAAGCACCTCAAAGGCCGTACGCTGCCAGAGCCCCCTGCCCCGGTTGGGGTCGGGGGAACCCCTCCCCGCTCCCCCATGCACCGAGGCTCCAGGAGCGGGCCCTCATCTCTGGACGACCAGTCCAACCTCTACTCAGAGCCGGCCGACTCGGTCCGCATCCCGCCCAGCCCCAGCGAGTGCCTGTACTCGGACCCCGTGGACAGCCTCAAGAGCTCCAGCCCGCGGCTGAGGCCTCTGGGCGACGAAGGCGGGAGCCGCagcaatagcaacaacaacaaacccgAGCCCTTCTATTCGGACATTTACGACCGCGTGACCCTTGACCTGACTCAACGGGCGGGCGGCATGTCGCTGGACGTGGTGTCCAGGCGGCCGGCCGAGGGCAGCAGGGCAGAGCACATCTACGACGAGCCCGAGGGGCGTGCCACAGGCCAGTCCTCTTCCTTACCCCCGATCCCCTCAGTTTACGACGAGGCTCGCCCCGAAGGACAGGCCTGGAGGACCCGAGGCATGGACGAGTCGCAGGGCCACGAGATCCCGTACAACTCGGCGCTGGACGACTACTCGGTGCCGGCATATGGCAAGTCTCAAACACCGCACGCGACTGCTCGGCCCAAGGTGCCCCGGCCGCTCCCGGCCCCCAAGCCTGCCAAGGGAGGACCACGCAAAGAGCCTCCCCCTTTGCCACAAGGGAAGACAGGGGCCAACCTGAACAACaataacagcagtagcagcaaccagaaccgaggaggtggaggtgtggtgAGCAAGCAGGCCGAGCTGTACAGCAAGGTCTCTAAGCACAAGCCAACTCAAGCAAACACCTGGTATCCTCATCCTGCCCTCCGCTCCCCAGACATCATCTATGACAACCTGGGAGATATCTGA